Proteins encoded together in one Desulfovibrio aminophilus window:
- a CDS encoding acetyltransferase → MDVLVIGAGGHGQVVADILLAMRAAGDGDVHPIGFLDGNPNLQGRVFLGLPVLGQDQDLNAVSHDAVIVAIGDNARRRRLYEHLLAAGENFANAVHPSAVLAPGVILEPGCMVCARAVVNTGAVILADSILNTGCVVEHHNRIGPHAHVAPGAVLGGECVVGEDVLVGIGSTVLPRVRLGDRCVVGAGAVAVRDVAPGTTVVGVPARPR, encoded by the coding sequence ATGGACGTTCTCGTCATCGGCGCGGGGGGCCACGGCCAGGTGGTGGCCGACATCCTTCTGGCCATGCGCGCGGCGGGTGACGGGGACGTGCATCCCATCGGCTTCCTGGACGGCAATCCGAACCTCCAGGGCCGGGTCTTCCTGGGCCTGCCGGTGCTCGGCCAGGATCAGGACCTGAACGCCGTGTCCCACGACGCGGTCATCGTGGCCATCGGGGACAACGCCCGCCGCCGCCGTCTGTACGAGCACCTCCTGGCCGCGGGCGAGAACTTCGCCAACGCCGTGCATCCCTCGGCCGTGCTGGCCCCGGGCGTGATCCTGGAGCCCGGCTGCATGGTCTGCGCCCGGGCCGTGGTCAACACCGGGGCCGTGATCCTGGCGGACAGCATCCTGAACACCGGCTGCGTCGTGGAGCACCACAACCGCATCGGGCCCCACGCCCACGTGGCCCCGGGCGCGGTCCTGGGCGGCGAGTGCGTGGTGGGCGAGGATGTCCTGGTGGGCATCGGGTCCACGGTCCTGCCTCGCGTGCGCCTGGGCGACCGTTGCGTCGTGGGGGCCGGGGCCGTGGCCGTGCGCGACGTGGCCCCCGGAACCACGGTGGTGGGCGTTCCCGCCCGCCCCCGCTGA
- a CDS encoding DegT/DnrJ/EryC1/StrS aminotransferase family protein: protein MPVRPKERFLIFGSPLILQEEVDEVVASMRSGWLGTGPKVARFQTDFAAYVGAPHAAALNSCTAALHLALVALDLKPGDEVITTPLTFCASVNAIIHAGATPVLADVDPRTMNIDPERVREKITPRTRAILPVHFAGRPCDMDALTALAREHGLFLVEDCAHAIETTWRGRHVGAFGDLGCFSFYATKNVATGEGGMVVSSDAERMARIKILGLHGMSADAWKRFGDEGYKHYFVVEAGFKYNMMDLQAAIGIHQLARVEGNLVRRRAVWEMYDKAFAGLPLGLPAPEEPETRHARHLYTVLVDKDRCGVSRDEFLTRMTREGIGVGVHYLSVPEHPYYQQRFGWRPEHWPEAMNIGRRTVSLPLSPKLSDADVADVVEAVRLILAEG, encoded by the coding sequence ATGCCCGTACGCCCCAAGGAGCGTTTTCTCATCTTCGGTTCCCCGCTCATCCTCCAGGAGGAGGTGGACGAGGTCGTGGCCAGCATGCGCTCCGGCTGGCTCGGCACCGGGCCCAAGGTGGCCCGCTTTCAGACCGACTTCGCGGCCTACGTGGGCGCGCCCCACGCCGCGGCCCTGAACTCCTGCACCGCGGCCCTGCACCTGGCCCTGGTGGCCCTGGACCTCAAGCCCGGCGACGAGGTCATCACCACGCCGCTGACCTTCTGCGCCTCGGTGAACGCCATCATCCACGCCGGAGCCACGCCGGTCCTGGCCGACGTGGACCCTCGGACCATGAACATCGACCCCGAGCGCGTGCGCGAGAAGATCACCCCGCGCACCCGGGCCATCCTGCCCGTGCACTTCGCCGGACGGCCCTGCGACATGGACGCGCTCACCGCCCTGGCCCGGGAGCACGGCCTGTTCCTGGTGGAGGACTGCGCCCACGCCATCGAGACCACCTGGCGCGGCCGCCACGTGGGCGCCTTCGGCGACCTCGGCTGCTTCAGCTTCTACGCCACCAAGAACGTGGCCACGGGCGAGGGCGGCATGGTCGTGTCCTCGGACGCCGAGCGCATGGCCCGGATCAAGATCCTGGGCCTGCACGGCATGTCCGCCGACGCCTGGAAGCGCTTCGGGGACGAGGGCTACAAGCACTATTTCGTGGTCGAGGCCGGGTTCAAGTACAACATGATGGATCTTCAGGCCGCCATCGGCATCCACCAACTGGCCCGCGTGGAGGGGAACCTCGTCCGCCGCCGGGCGGTCTGGGAGATGTACGACAAGGCCTTCGCGGGCCTGCCCCTGGGCCTGCCGGCGCCCGAGGAGCCGGAGACCCGCCACGCCCGGCACCTCTACACCGTCCTGGTGGACAAGGACCGCTGCGGCGTGTCCCGCGACGAGTTCCTCACCCGCATGACCCGCGAGGGCATCGGCGTGGGCGTGCACTACCTGTCCGTGCCCGAACACCCCTACTACCAGCAGCGCTTCGGCTGGCGGCCCGAGCACTGGCCCGAGGCCATGAACATCGGGCGGCGCACCGTGAGCCTGCCGCTGTCGCCCAAGCTCTCGGACGCGGACGTGGCCGACGTGGTCGAGGCCGTGCGCCTCATTCTCGCGGAGGGTTGA
- the dapF gene encoding diaminopimelate epimerase has product MSSMFDNGVPFHKMQGCGNDFVVIDNRSARVPEADMAEWARKVCRKAFGVGADGLFFLEDAPADSGLAYRWHFYNSDGSRAEMCGNASRCAARLAHAIGLAPERHSFGTDAGPIAAEVFPASGLVKVQLTPPRDLTLDIDLSLDADILRLHFVVMGVPHAVFFVEDVAAVNVRKLGHDIRFHGRFAPAGTNVNFVQVQDKGRMLLRTYERGVEDETYACGTGAAASQIVAASLDLTGPSAALTTTGGETLGVSLEDGKVFLQGAAELTFRGELFPRALGLSGD; this is encoded by the coding sequence ATGAGCAGCATGTTCGACAACGGCGTGCCCTTTCACAAGATGCAGGGCTGCGGCAACGACTTCGTGGTCATCGACAACCGTTCGGCCCGGGTGCCCGAGGCCGACATGGCCGAATGGGCCCGCAAGGTCTGCCGCAAGGCCTTCGGCGTGGGCGCGGACGGCCTGTTCTTCCTGGAGGACGCCCCGGCGGACTCCGGGCTTGCCTATCGCTGGCATTTCTACAATTCCGACGGCTCGCGGGCCGAGATGTGCGGCAACGCCTCGCGGTGCGCGGCCAGGCTGGCCCACGCCATCGGCCTGGCCCCGGAGCGCCATTCCTTCGGCACGGACGCCGGCCCCATCGCCGCCGAGGTCTTCCCGGCGTCCGGGCTGGTCAAGGTCCAGCTCACCCCGCCCCGGGACCTGACCCTGGACATCGACCTGAGCCTGGACGCGGACATCCTGCGCCTGCATTTCGTGGTCATGGGCGTGCCCCACGCGGTGTTCTTCGTGGAGGACGTCGCGGCCGTGAACGTGCGCAAGCTCGGCCACGACATCCGATTCCACGGCCGCTTCGCCCCGGCCGGAACCAACGTGAACTTCGTCCAGGTCCAGGACAAGGGCCGCATGCTCCTGCGCACCTACGAGCGCGGGGTGGAGGACGAAACATACGCCTGCGGCACGGGCGCGGCCGCCTCCCAGATCGTGGCCGCCAGCCTGGACCTCACCGGACCCTCGGCGGCCCTGACCACCACGGGCGGCGAAACCCTCGGCGTGAGCCTGGAGGACGGCAAGGTCTTCCTCCAGGGCGCGGCCGAACTCACCTTCCGGGGCGAGCTCTTTCCTCGCGCCCTGGGACTTTCCGGAGACTGA
- a CDS encoding DMT family transporter: protein MSRSAVANILLLITALIWGCAFVAQRLGMEHMGPFTFNGVRFALGALALAPLFLRLERGESGRILRRPPLGMGRGGLLLGLVLFAGATLQQQGLIYTTAGKAGFITGMYVVLVPVLGRFLGQRVGLGTWVGAGLALAGLYFLSVGESLSVNFGDVLVFIGAFFWAGHVLLIGWLTPGMTAGQAVRLSSIQFAVCAALSLGVALAGEEITLAGLRGGFWPILYGGLMSVGVAYTLQVVAQRDAKPAHAAIILNLETVFAALAGVLLLGEGMDLRGVLGCGLMLSGMLVSQFKP, encoded by the coding sequence ATGAGCCGCAGCGCCGTCGCCAACATCCTGCTCCTGATCACCGCCCTCATTTGGGGCTGCGCCTTCGTGGCCCAGCGCCTGGGCATGGAGCACATGGGCCCCTTCACCTTCAACGGCGTGCGCTTCGCCCTGGGCGCCCTGGCCCTGGCGCCGCTGTTCCTGCGCCTGGAGCGCGGGGAGAGCGGCCGGATCCTGCGGCGTCCGCCCCTGGGCATGGGCCGGGGCGGCCTGCTCCTGGGCCTGGTGCTCTTCGCCGGGGCCACGCTCCAGCAGCAGGGCCTGATCTACACCACGGCGGGCAAGGCGGGCTTCATCACCGGCATGTACGTGGTCCTGGTGCCCGTGCTGGGGCGCTTCCTGGGCCAGCGCGTGGGCCTGGGCACCTGGGTCGGCGCGGGCCTGGCCCTGGCCGGGCTCTATTTCCTCTCCGTGGGCGAGAGCCTGAGCGTCAATTTCGGCGACGTGCTCGTGTTCATCGGCGCGTTCTTCTGGGCCGGGCACGTGCTGCTCATCGGCTGGCTGACCCCGGGCATGACCGCCGGGCAGGCCGTGCGGCTCTCCAGCATCCAGTTCGCGGTCTGCGCCGCGCTCAGCCTGGGGGTCGCCCTGGCGGGCGAGGAGATCACCCTGGCCGGGCTGCGGGGCGGATTCTGGCCCATCCTCTACGGCGGGCTCATGTCCGTGGGCGTGGCCTACACCCTCCAGGTGGTGGCCCAGCGCGACGCCAAGCCCGCCCACGCGGCGATCATCCTCAACCTGGAGACCGTGTTCGCGGCCCTGGCCGGGGTCCTGCTCCTGGGCGAGGGCATGGACCTGCGCGGCGTCCTGGGCTGCGGCCTGATGCTCTCGGGCATGCTCGTCTCGCAATTCAAGCCTTGA